In Candidatus Eisenbacteria bacterium, the genomic window ATGTTCAATGATGCAGACGCCGATTGCCATCTTTGTCGAAGCCAGCATCATCTGGGCGGCCGTGCTCTCGATATTGCAGATTCGCAAAGCCCACGGAGGAGGACGGAAGGATTACAGCCGGCGTGCCGGCGACCCCATTCAGGGCGTCATTTACAATTTTACGGCGGCAATGACACCGGCGCATAAAGAATCGGTCCGGCGGCATCCGGGTAAATTCGCCATCGGTCTGCTGATGCATTTCGGTGTCTTTCTCAGCTTAGCGGCGGCGATTTTGTGTCTTATACAATTCGAACTCGGAATGCGGGTTCTTCGATATCTTTCTCCCCTTTTCCTTGCTTCACTGGCGGCGGGGCTTTTCCTGCTTGTGCGCCGTCTAGCCACGCCGGATCTGCGATTCATGAGCTACCCCGATGATTACCTCTCAATCATTCTTTCGTGTGGTTGGACGGGATTAGCGGCGGCTTCCGGCCTCTTCTTGAATCGGCCGATTCCGTTTCTTGTCTATACCGGGCTGCTCATGATTTATCTGCCGCTCGGCAAATTGCGGCATGCGATCTTTTTCTTCGCCGCCCGCTGGGATTATGGCCGCCGATTGGGGTATCGTGGCGTTTATCCGCCGGCACCTATGACAATGGAGTCAAAACCGAACGATGGATGATACCTCAAAAGCGATTGCGGCCCTGACCGCATCCGTCCGCGGTCGCGCGGCCTTTCATCTCAATGCTTGCGTTAAATGCGGCCTTTGTGCGGAGACCTGCCATATCTATCAAGCCGAAAGCGAGCCGGCGAATCACCCCGCGGTGAAGGCCGCCCGGGTCATCAGTCATTACAGGCGTTATCACACCTTTTTAGGGCGGATCTTTCCTTCTTTCGTCGGGGCCCGGAGCCTGACCCCGGAAGCCCTGGATGATCTGGTGGAAACGGTCTATGGAAGATGCACCGCCTGCGGCCGCTGCGGTATTCACTGTTCTATCGGATTGGATATCGCCGGCATCATCCGGGCCGGGCGCAATATCCTTGCCGCCACCGGACGCGTGCCGGAAGGGCTTCAAAAGACCGTTGATAATCAGATTCATACAGGGAATCAGATGGCGATAACCCGTGAAGAATTATTCGCCACGGCTGATTGGCTGTCATCGGATCTGAAACTGGAAATGAACGATGATAATGTTAAAGTTCATGTAGATGAAAAGGGCAAACGGGTCCTCTATCTTGTGAATCCCCGGGAGGTGAAGTTCTTCCCTCTCTCACTCATGGCGGCGGCCGGTGTCTTTCATGCCGCCGGCGAAAGCTGGACCATGTCGAGCAAGTTCTACGATGTAACGAATTATGGCTTCTATTCGGGTGACGACGATTCCGCAGCTGAATTGACCCGAAGGGTGATGAAAGAAGCCAAAGAGCTCGGTTCTGAAGAGATCGTTCTCTCAGAATGCGGTCATGGGTTCCGTTCGTTCCGATGGGAAGGCCCCAATTGGCTGGGGGAGGCGTATCATATTCCCGCGCGGAGTATTTTGGAGTTGCTGGATGAATACTTGGATGGAGGACGGATAACGGTCGATCCCCAAAAGAACCCGGAACGCGTGACGCTCCACGATCCCTGCAATCTCGTGAGATGGGGCGGCATCAGCGAGCCCCAACGCCGGGTTTTGCGGCGCGTCGTCATGGATTTCGTCGAGATGACGCCCAATCGTCATCACAATTATTGCTGTGGGGGCGGTGGGGGAATGCTTTCCATGAGCGAA contains:
- a CDS encoding (Fe-S)-binding protein, which gives rise to MDDTSKAIAALTASVRGRAAFHLNACVKCGLCAETCHIYQAESEPANHPAVKAARVISHYRRYHTFLGRIFPSFVGARSLTPEALDDLVETVYGRCTACGRCGIHCSIGLDIAGIIRAGRNILAATGRVPEGLQKTVDNQIHTGNQMAITREELFATADWLSSDLKLEMNDDNVKVHVDEKGKRVLYLVNPREVKFFPLSLMAAAGVFHAAGESWTMSSKFYDVTNYGFYSGDDDSAAELTRRVMKEAKELGSEEIVLSECGHGFRSFRWEGPNWLGEAYHIPARSILELLDEYLDGGRITVDPQKNPERVTLHDPCNLVRWGGISEPQRRVLRRVVMDFVEMTPNRHHNYCCGGGGGMLSMSEYGERRVASGRRKADQIRKTEAKIIASPCHNCADQLIELSKRYKLGTEIQAVVELVYSALVL